In one window of Kitasatospora sp. MMS16-BH015 DNA:
- a CDS encoding S9 family peptidase, giving the protein MRTEAPPALRRTTTGAVLAAAVTVLATVATPAALAAGTDGAQRGTVVEVRQLDRLSPAEATARITARGYSGPAARYGVADYRVVYRTVDPQGRPTTASGLVSLPETARRELGTVVYEHGTTAAKADAPSADGTDRADAVLFAAAGYATVAPDYLGLGSGPGPHPYADTASETTASLDLLRAARRLVREHGHRLATGVQVTGFSQGGPAAMALGRALQQGADPHFRLVSLAPISGPYDAQHAEAPAGLVDGTLDGRTTNYLFGYWLTAMNREYHLYDSPAELFQAPYDRQVEALYDGSHADAEIFAALPAAPHAFLTPHAIDWALHPTGALLRAFRANDDSCDWAPDVPVRLFAADGDHSVAYLNSEHCARDLAAHGARVTLTDVGTVDHSPSRRAALPQVAALFEQRLPA; this is encoded by the coding sequence ATGCGTACCGAAGCCCCTCCCGCCCTCCGTCGGACCACCACCGGCGCCGTCCTCGCCGCCGCCGTGACCGTGCTCGCCACGGTGGCCACCCCAGCCGCCCTGGCCGCAGGCACCGACGGGGCCCAACGCGGCACCGTCGTCGAGGTCCGGCAGCTCGACCGGCTCAGCCCGGCCGAGGCGACCGCGCGGATCACCGCGCGCGGGTACAGCGGCCCGGCCGCCCGGTACGGGGTGGCGGACTACCGGGTGGTCTACCGCACCGTGGACCCGCAGGGCCGTCCCACCACCGCCAGCGGCCTGGTCAGCCTTCCCGAGACCGCGCGGCGCGAACTCGGCACCGTGGTCTACGAACACGGCACCACCGCCGCCAAGGCGGACGCGCCCTCGGCCGACGGCACCGACCGGGCCGACGCGGTGCTGTTCGCCGCGGCCGGCTACGCCACCGTCGCGCCCGACTACCTGGGCCTGGGCTCCGGCCCGGGGCCGCACCCGTACGCCGACACCGCCTCCGAGACCACCGCCTCGCTCGACCTGCTGCGGGCCGCCCGCCGGCTGGTCCGCGAGCACGGGCACCGGCTGGCGACCGGCGTGCAGGTCACCGGCTTCTCGCAGGGCGGCCCGGCCGCGATGGCCCTCGGCCGGGCGCTCCAGCAGGGGGCCGACCCGCACTTCCGGCTGGTCTCGCTGGCCCCGATCAGCGGCCCGTACGACGCCCAGCACGCCGAGGCCCCGGCCGGGCTGGTGGACGGCACGCTGGACGGACGGACCACCAACTACCTGTTCGGCTACTGGCTCACCGCGATGAACCGCGAGTACCACCTGTACGACAGCCCGGCCGAGCTGTTCCAGGCGCCCTACGACCGGCAGGTGGAGGCCCTCTACGACGGCAGCCACGCCGACGCGGAGATCTTCGCCGCCCTCCCCGCCGCCCCGCACGCCTTCCTGACCCCGCACGCGATCGACTGGGCCCTGCACCCCACCGGCGCCCTGCTGCGCGCCTTCCGGGCCAACGACGACAGCTGCGACTGGGCCCCGGACGTCCCCGTCCGGCTCTTCGCGGCGGACGGGGACCACTCGGTGGCCTACCTCAACTCCGAGCACTGCGCCCGGGACCTCGCCGCGCACGGCGCCCGGGTCACCCTGACCGACGTGGGCACGGTCGACCACTCGCCGTCCCGCCGCGCGGCCCTGCCGCAGGTCGCCGCCCTGTTCGAGCAGCGGCTCCCTGCCTGA
- a CDS encoding aldehyde dehydrogenase family protein: MMSYFSQLSRQYIDGEWTTGTGSWDIVDLNPYDGEKLASITVATVDELDRAYRAAARVQKEWAKQNPYARRLVFERVLRLIEEREREITETIIAELGGTYLKAAFEISLCKDMLREAMQLSLRAEGRILPSPVDGKENRLYRLPVGVVGVISPFNFPFFLSLKAVAPALSLGNGVVLKPHQDAPVTGGTLIAKLFEDAGLPPGLLNVVLTDIAEIGDAFIEHPVPKVIAFTGSDSVGRHVAQVAAGHFKRTVLELGGNSALVVLDDADVDYAVDAAVFSRFAHQGQVCMAANRVLVDRSILAEFTEKFVAKVATLRVGDPSDPSTQIGPLINTAQADAVTAQVDKAVEEGAQVLLRGQTVGALMDPVVLGGVPDGAAILRREVFGPVVLLVPFDGEEDAVRIANDTPFGLSGAVHTGDIERGVRFAQRIETGMIHINDGTIADEPIVPFGGEKSSGLGRLNGEATVDAFTTLKWISIQHERSRFPF, encoded by the coding sequence CTGATGTCCTACTTCTCGCAACTGTCGCGGCAGTACATCGACGGTGAGTGGACCACCGGCACCGGATCCTGGGACATCGTCGACCTGAACCCGTACGACGGCGAGAAGCTGGCCTCGATCACCGTGGCCACCGTGGACGAGCTGGACCGGGCGTACCGGGCGGCCGCGCGGGTGCAGAAGGAGTGGGCCAAGCAGAACCCGTACGCGCGGCGGCTGGTCTTCGAGCGGGTGCTCCGGCTGATCGAGGAGCGCGAGCGGGAGATCACCGAGACGATCATCGCCGAGCTCGGCGGGACGTACCTCAAGGCCGCGTTCGAGATCTCGCTCTGCAAGGACATGCTGCGCGAGGCCATGCAGCTCTCGCTCCGCGCCGAGGGCCGGATCCTGCCCTCGCCGGTGGACGGCAAGGAGAACCGCCTCTACCGCCTGCCGGTCGGCGTGGTCGGCGTGATCAGCCCGTTCAACTTCCCGTTCTTCCTCTCGCTCAAGGCCGTCGCCCCCGCGCTCTCGCTCGGCAACGGCGTGGTGCTCAAGCCGCACCAGGACGCACCCGTGACCGGCGGCACCCTGATCGCCAAGCTCTTCGAGGACGCCGGCCTGCCGCCGGGCCTGCTCAACGTGGTGCTCACCGACATCGCCGAGATCGGCGACGCCTTCATCGAGCACCCGGTGCCCAAGGTGATCGCCTTCACCGGCTCCGACTCGGTCGGCCGACACGTGGCCCAGGTGGCCGCCGGCCACTTCAAGCGGACGGTGCTGGAGCTGGGCGGCAACAGCGCGCTGGTCGTGCTGGACGACGCCGACGTGGACTACGCGGTGGACGCGGCCGTGTTCAGCCGCTTCGCGCACCAGGGGCAGGTCTGCATGGCGGCCAACCGGGTGCTGGTCGACCGGTCGATCCTGGCCGAGTTCACCGAGAAGTTCGTCGCCAAGGTCGCCACCCTGCGCGTCGGCGACCCGAGCGACCCGAGCACCCAGATCGGCCCGCTGATCAACACCGCCCAGGCCGACGCCGTCACCGCGCAGGTGGACAAGGCCGTCGAGGAGGGCGCCCAGGTGCTGCTGCGCGGGCAGACGGTCGGCGCGCTGATGGACCCGGTGGTGCTGGGCGGCGTCCCCGACGGCGCCGCGATCCTGCGCCGCGAGGTCTTCGGCCCGGTCGTCCTGCTGGTGCCCTTCGACGGCGAGGAGGACGCCGTCCGGATCGCCAACGACACCCCGTTCGGCCTGAGCGGCGCCGTGCACACCGGCGACATCGAGCGCGGCGTCCGCTTCGCCCAGCGGATCGAGACCGGCATGATCCACATCAACGACGGCACCATCGCCGACGAGCCGATCGTGCCCTTCGGCGGCGAGAAGTCCTCGGGCCTCGGCCGCCTGAACGGCGAGGCCACCGTGGACGCCTTCACCACGCTCAAGTGGATCTCCATCCAGCACGAGCGTTCGCGCTTCCCGTTCTAG
- a CDS encoding helix-turn-helix transcriptional regulator gives MSGVQGGHGGAGAVARRLQLGSQLRRLREASGVTRESAGYEIRASESKISRMELGRVGFKQRDVADLLTLYGVTRESERAALLALVGETNTPGWWHAYGEVVPPWFQTYLGLEEAAREISSYEVQFIHGLLQTEEYARAVCLLGNPNAAEEDIERRVAVRMRRQHILRSPDGPRLLAVMDEAALRRPCGGREVMRAQLSRLGELAEHPRITLLVMPLGVGGLAAESGAFTVLGFDGAGDLPDQVYLEQFTTAIYLDRPAEVAEYRTVLERLRVGSLSAEGTLGLLETALQDL, from the coding sequence ATGAGCGGCGTACAGGGCGGACACGGCGGGGCCGGCGCGGTCGCCCGGCGGCTCCAGCTCGGCAGCCAGCTCCGAAGACTGCGCGAGGCCAGCGGAGTCACCCGGGAGAGCGCCGGGTACGAGATCCGCGCCTCGGAGTCCAAGATCAGCCGGATGGAGCTCGGCCGGGTCGGCTTCAAGCAGCGCGACGTGGCCGACCTGCTCACCCTCTACGGCGTCACCCGGGAGTCCGAGCGGGCCGCCCTGCTGGCCCTGGTCGGCGAGACCAACACCCCCGGCTGGTGGCACGCCTACGGCGAGGTCGTGCCGCCCTGGTTCCAGACCTACCTCGGCCTGGAGGAGGCGGCCCGGGAGATCAGCAGCTACGAGGTGCAGTTCATCCACGGCCTGCTGCAGACCGAGGAGTACGCCCGGGCCGTCTGCCTGCTCGGCAACCCCAACGCCGCCGAGGAGGACATCGAGCGCCGGGTCGCCGTCCGGATGCGGCGCCAGCACATCCTCCGCTCGCCCGACGGCCCCCGGCTGCTGGCCGTGATGGACGAGGCCGCGCTGCGCCGCCCCTGCGGCGGCCGGGAGGTGATGCGGGCCCAGCTCTCCCGGCTCGGCGAGCTGGCCGAGCACCCCCGGATCACCCTGCTGGTGATGCCGCTGGGCGTCGGCGGCCTGGCCGCCGAGAGCGGGGCCTTCACCGTGCTCGGCTTCGACGGCGCGGGCGACCTCCCCGACCAGGTCTACCTGGAGCAGTTCACCACCGCGATCTACCTGGACCGCCCGGCGGAGGTGGCCGAGTACCGCACCGTGCTGGAGCGGCTGCGGGTCGGCAGCCTGTCGGCCGAGGGCACGCTGGGACTTCTGGAGACTGCCCTCCAGGACCTCTGA